One Saprospiraceae bacterium genomic region harbors:
- a CDS encoding phytase, translating into MNRDQILQAEVISEKVLDDSDDPAIWVDPNHPANSLVIGTDKHLDNGGLYVFNLQGKIDRNRTKLGMKRVNNVDVAYGFIWGKDTIDIVVATERDRNSLRIFSLPEMESIDGGGVKIMAQPGDSLPMGIALYKSADHQVYAIVSRKQGPSENYLSQYLLRQDASGRLEAVEVRRFGKFSGKKEIESICVDNELGYIYYSDERAGVRKYFADPSKGNQELAFFGQGQYKIDNEGISIAKTASGKGYLLVSNQAANSFIFYPREGSPLNPHDHTKLAEVRVSARDSDGSDTWSYGLPGYEGGLFVAMSTDKTFHFYSLNKLLHLAGLKH; encoded by the coding sequence TTGAACAGGGATCAGATTCTGCAAGCTGAAGTCATTTCGGAAAAAGTACTCGATGATTCGGATGATCCAGCCATATGGGTAGATCCTAATCATCCAGCAAATTCCCTGGTCATAGGTACCGATAAACACCTCGATAACGGAGGCCTGTATGTTTTCAACTTGCAGGGAAAAATTGACCGAAATCGAACAAAACTCGGCATGAAAAGGGTTAACAACGTGGATGTGGCTTACGGCTTTATATGGGGGAAAGACACCATTGATATTGTTGTTGCAACGGAAAGAGATCGCAATAGTCTTAGAATTTTCTCTTTGCCTGAAATGGAATCCATTGATGGAGGTGGAGTAAAAATTATGGCACAGCCCGGAGATAGCCTACCGATGGGTATTGCTCTTTATAAATCAGCTGATCATCAAGTATACGCCATCGTTAGCCGGAAACAGGGGCCTTCAGAAAATTATTTGTCGCAATACCTGTTGAGACAAGACGCTTCAGGTCGGCTGGAAGCTGTTGAAGTCAGGAGATTTGGAAAATTTTCGGGTAAAAAAGAAATCGAATCCATTTGTGTGGACAACGAACTAGGTTACATTTATTACAGTGATGAACGCGCCGGAGTCCGTAAATATTTCGCTGATCCTTCCAAGGGAAATCAGGAACTTGCTTTTTTCGGACAGGGCCAATACAAAATCGATAATGAAGGGATCAGCATTGCAAAAACAGCCTCCGGAAAAGGTTATCTGCTCGTTTCAAATCAAGCTGCCAACAGCTTTATTTTCTATCCAAGAGAAGGCTCGCCTCTGAATCCTCACGATCACACCAAACTCGCTGAAGTCAGGGTCAGCGCCAGGGATAGCGACGGGAGTGATACCTGGTCTTACGGATTACCTGGTTATGAAGGAGGTTTGTTCGTTGCCATGAGTACCGATAAAACTTTTCATTTCTATTCGCTCAACAAACTGCTTCATCTTGCGGGTTTAAAGCATTAA